Below is a genomic region from Eupeodes corollae chromosome 1, idEupCoro1.1, whole genome shotgun sequence.
ccaagggcacccggctagttataggggttgccctaaggtccaagaaattaaacaaaaacaggccagtcaaaaagccgaaagaagtcgaacagttcgacaggctccaacacaaaaattcgtggatcccaaattctcttacgcccaaatggtgtcagggagtggaaacacgagacaggctccaccaacggttgccccaaaggcccctgtgcctaaggcaccagaggtgcagcctgacattgtagccttgttgttgagcattcaaggtcaactaacaggactgcaaagtcagataaaggagcaaggcaaaagggtagatcatctctactctttgttgcctggcctggcgcaatttagaccataatgggcgcgctgccggagacgcgcctaaaagtcctagctgtgaatgtaaattcactgattaggattgaacgaagagccaatatgttccaattgttgaaagactacagtcccgatgtgtttatggctagcgaaactaagctaaaccacaaacacaaattgactcataaaaattacaatatcgtaagaagagaccggcccgactccactcaagggggtggtgtcgctctctttatacgaaaaggcattaattataaagtcatatacaacaatgaattgcgaaagctcaagacgctagaagtttgcgttgtatgcatccctctcactcaagggaagcggatgtatatgattgcggcttatgcggctggagctccgcaggttacttactttgcttcagaactcgagattctttttagggaactgaaactgagcttggaagaaaactatttcatcttggccggtgatttgaacgcaaaacatgaagattggggaaatcaacatagtaatcccagaggtaatcatctttttaatttgatgaatctttacagcgttgaatatggcgtcgacctgctggctactgaaaggccatcgtatccaagaagcggctcctttctggaccttttgctgtacgacaccagactgacagttacagacaaagtgggtaatcacccgcgaaactgcttacagacagtcgagtacgacagtgatcactgcggactggctgctgtaatgcagattccgaacgaacgcgtggagttggaggaatacgttgcaacgcactcttacaattacagtaagatgcgttggcctcgtttcaccaacgccttagcgagagaacttcgttcgagtgacatagccccaccaaacaacagaaacctgacaaatacagaaattgaccaacatttacaacagatggacgaaacaataaaacgaacgatggaacggacaatcccaaagtacaaagaacgggatcaaatggacgcttacagaaacgcgacaattgacgcactacgtaggcacaagagtggcttactgacaagactcaaaaacttgtacagacgacttacagacccacgcgacttggaggttaggacactgaaatcgtcaataaaaaatgtcaatctgttgattaaggagaactacaggttatcaattaacaagtactgggaccgcaagatccggtcagttaattcgagtgaccctggtatgttccccaaaatcaataagatattcagaaaaaaaaacgacaatgaccttccgtgtcttaaactccaaagaaccgaagagaacagagacgtactcaggacagcgcaaatagatccagaggaagccatctttgacgatgacttttacataattgaagatccgaaggaaaaagtggaggcggtgggagctgctttccagcaagtgtacaaggtgaatgttagcattcgccccaaccacgacctggaaaacagagccctacttaatcacttttaccttcgaaatgatatgacacaatggcgatctgagaaccgcggtttcatgcggttcaatgacgattccttggcaaatgccataatcgccgagcaaacgggaccaagtcccttgttagtgacgaaggttgagcttcagctcatctttaattcaataaaaaacaaaaagtcagcaggtgtcgatggtatatccaacgttgtacttagacatttaccgatggaagcaattgacatttacaccacgctcttcaataatgcactgaataatgcatattatccagtgcattggaagaccgctgtggttcatcctctcccgaaaaagggaaaggacaactccaacccgtcaaatcttcggtcgataagtcttcttccgagtatcagcaaagttttcgaaaagatcattaatagggctctgactaagtgggctgcggacaacaaaataattccggataaacagttcgggttcaaggcgggtcatgacacaattcatgctgcgtctaaactcgtttctgatatccaatggaataaatcaaaacaacaatgcacaggtgctgttctggttgatttggaaaaggcctttgacaccgtatggttagacggcctttacctaaaactgaacaggcttggcataagcaagccattgttgtatatactttatgatatgcttaacggtagaaagtttgttgtcaaaagtggcaatgtaacttctaccacaacattctcaattaaaaatggtcttcaacagggagcggtgaattcgccgattctcttcagcatttacaccagcgatctgataggtagtcttacaaaggcaattgcgtacgccgacgatctaattgcgtacagaacggcccgaaaggttgaggttattagaattctcttgcagcgtgatttcgacaagattcagcgatattgcgacgactggaaactgaaaataaatgtccagaagtcagagacaattctgttccggactccgttggctagggccacgagggatacgtgtaagaattggcgcaagatggtcatcgttgatcttcacgggcagccactggcgagcaaaagtgtagtaaagtacctcggtatctggttagatcagtatttatatttcgacagacatataaatgctgctctgaccagggccagaggagccttcgctctgacgaaacggctgttttttagcagtcggcttgaccccagagtgaaggtaatttgctacatggccctcatacggccaatgatcgtttatggttgtcctgtgtggttcaacgttgccccttcccagatggagaagtttcgggtgttcgagcggcagtgtttacgacgctgtaccggcttatatcgaacagccgaatcttcttatgtgcattattattccaacgaggtcctgtacaacggggctcgaatcaacagaattgacaatttcgtgataaaactcgttcgaggtcacattgcaagagctatgtcttcgaccaacaatttaattttcggggcgttctatccgaacgacgagtatttagagagtgcgcgcttgagcggcttcattccaccagaggcattcctctttttagacaaatgcggtctgatacaggatagattggcagtcccgttaatctaccacgtcagacgaagaaccgtggataggcgactcctgtacaatcgggacgtcatggcacaaggtggagcagagctccttcggttcagtagggctgtgtccgaacgggaccgaactgatagggtgaagcaggagaaccagttttggtggcttcaatcggcacttgatagtgggtagtcgggatggggttttaagccttggccggcttacatacttgttttatagttttagggtttagttttaagtagaataggcatggtggcacaaaaaaaaaatacaaaaaaaaattaattaaaaaaaaaacaaaaaaaaaaaaaaaaaattaaaaacaaaaaaaaatcaaagaaaaaaaaaaaaaaaacaaagaaacaaaaaaaaaacatacaaaaaagacagtaaaatataaaaacaaaacacgttagatttgctgctgtggttgttctagttttaagtagtttataggtagaataggtagtttaagttagctttaagttttatttaaggacctaattttaagtagttttttaagtaaaaataaaaaaaggaccttgatattagttttttctcataattttctaataaatacaaaataaataaaattaaaatgaagtaaaatagatcttagggccgaaaggcattagttttaagtgttatagtttaacttagagtgtccgtatgggaccattaagttagttgtaagttatggataattaggctagttttatgaacttttgtctagctttaagataggtttaagaatgaattaataaaaatgaatttaaaaaaaaaataaaaaaaaaaaaaaaaaaaaaaaaaaagtgcgttggactgtcatgcaaggggtctagggttcaatccctgcctgtgccaccttaatttaaaaaaaattaattttcgcgggtactgcctctttcgaggaattgacaaatccttcaagagtaattcttgtcatgaaaaagtgctttttcaaactagccgttcggattcggccttaaattgtaggtcccttccattcctgacaacagtactcgcacacaggaatggttgagagttggaagtcactaggccctggttcacaacggactgttgcgccaccccatttgatttgattttttgaataagtttaacTCAGATCGGTTGTCAAAGTTTTTTTGGAAGCAAGTTAAGAATATTGGTTGGAGAAAAGGTTGAATCTTATGATGATAATTTCGATTTGGCAGGTTCCAATTCAGTGATATGTCTTCTAGACGTGCAGAGAATGATACTACTAACGACTTTTTGATATGTGCCGTAGATGATTTATCAGGTAGGTAAAGCCATTTTCTCcataaaatctaattttacCGGACTTGACAATATTCATCCTGACTTTATTAACATCCTCCTACTTTCCCACATAACGCcaactaaaaaacttatttactcatATATGACCAATCGTATGCAAGCGTGTCTTGTAATGGTAGAATGTCTTCGTTCCTCCCTGTTAATAATTGTGTGCCTCAAGGATCAATCGTTGGACCTTTACTGTCttcattgttcattaatgatctgccctctgttttgtcttactgtcagtttcatatctatgcagatgatgtccaaTTGTATATTAGTTTTCCTGAGATGATGATTAAGGATGCGATAtctaaaatgaacattgatttacaGGCTATATATGATTGGTCGATAGGGAACGAACTTAAACTCAATCCTGAAAAAACGAAAGCtcttccaatttcaataaacaaaccaaacccaGATAATTTCCTTCACGTTATGTTGAATAATTGTGCCCAAGTTAGAAATTTAGGTTTGGTCTTTAACAACAGGTTAACTTGGAATAGTCATGTCGATACAGTTGTGTCAAAGATTTATTCCTCACTTAgaggactatctgttactaAATCCGTACTACCTacccatattaaattaaagctggtaaAAGCACTTGTCCTACCTATAATAACATACGGTTCTGAGCTGTTTGCTGACCTATTCTCAATCAGCTCACAAACTAAAGGTGGCATTTAATGCAATagctcaatttgtttttaacctaAGTAGGTTCGATCATGTCACTTTTCAAGCTCGTCAGCTTTTTAATTGCGATCTGGTAGCTTTCTTCAAATATCGTTGTTGTATTTTACtcttcaaattgattgttaaGACACCAAGTTATCTATGTAAcatacttaatttttgtgtttctagtCGTTCCATATTATTGCGCTCCACCTTTACGCGTTTGACATCGCGCaggcaatttttcgttcatGCTGTTAGGCTAACCCTCCCAGTCAAATGAGGTCTAGACTCGAAAACAgaaagttttaaccaatttgttttgaatatttctcaaacttGAACTGAACATACATActttaaattaatcattttcagATAACTTTTAATTGACATGTCTTTTTTTTCGATCTGAAatctttaattcttaatttaagtcaattttcaatgtataattatttttttgttaattttgttctcaaacgtttgtaaatatttcttttgttgattgtatctcaaattaatgttttatctcCTGTATTATTTATAAGTTCATCTGGATGTACAGCTGACATAcaagtaaataaatatcaaatatcagatattttgaaaagatcaaCGAAACTTTTACAGTTTTGTAGGGAAAATCCATAGCAGTTTTTCTAGCGAGGGATAaactgatatttttgaaaagaaaaatagatttCTGGCTTAATTGTATACAAAAGAACAATGTTGAATGTTTTCCAATTTTACATGAATTCTTACAAGAAAGCTTGTTAGAGCGCAAAGCAGATATAAGTCTATAAAGAATACCCTGAATTTGCCAAGAAAgcttttgtcaaattttctCCCTTTTGTCACAACGTAAGCAGGTTTCTTGATATATGCATACTTATACCAAAACTAAATAGAGATCAAGATTGAATGCTcccaatttatatttgaatacaacaataaaacaatacaataaaacaatgaaacaattttattcaacacACTTActtaatatgttaaaaaataaaaataaactttaaaatttgctgttttcattttttactatggaTAAGAGTTGGGAACTCgcaaaatatttgtgttcagTTTCGGAATCTTAATTAGACTCATAAGTTATCTTATATGTAAtgaaaattttcgaaaacctaGTAACATACTTGAATGACTAACTAGCCATGTTTTTTTCGCTTTTTTAAAGATGTATGTGttaaaaacctgacgtgataaagaagttctttttcaaatagtattgttttgtttgtgtgttagaataaaaatgtaattctaTTGCCAAGTGATTTTATTGAAAGCAAAATTATTGTTACTATATTTAAAGTGACTCAGAATAAAAGGAACATGATCTTAAGCATATAGCCATTGAAAACCTTGattaaaaccatatttttgtaattgCCATACTCGTTTAAGAATTCTGAATGTGCAATATTTTGGTTCTGTAAAAAGTCTAACTGCCAGTCAAAatcaaaaccttttatttttcttatctccttttgtaaattaaatttaaaaataaatcttttatacAACCCACAGTCAATCAGCGTCAGCAAAGCCCTCAATCCAATGGAAACACCACTCAAACTTAAACACGCAAGATCAGCAATTATATCAACTCATCGAACCAAAGAGACCAAATCGTTTTGGGCTGTTGTTACAAAACAACCATTGATGGAAAATCAATTTACAGCATGGAAATTTTGTCATCTAGTACATAAAGTATTACGGGAAGGTCACCCAAGTGCACTTAAACATTCACGCAGTCATAAGCAAATGATACACGAAATGGGAAAACTCTGGGGGCATTTACAAGACGGAGTTGGTAGTTGTATACAAGCGTATACAAAACTTATCGTAACCAAATTGGAGTTCCACGAAAAAAACCCTAATTTTCCCGGAAGCTTATTGATCGACTTCAAAGATCTCGAAAGAGTAGCTGGTGATGATATAAATTTTTagtaagtatttaaattttggatttaaaacaaaaattacttacatttttttttcttttctagctTTCAATTAGGAGTAGAAATATTCGATTATCTTGACGATATAATTGCATTGCAAACCAAAGTTTTTACATCAATAAATACATTCAGAATGTCATCCATGACGCCGCAAGGTCAATGCCGTCTTGCTCCATTAATTCCCCTTATCCAGGACTCCAATCCTCTCTACGATCTATCAGTACGTCTTATGTTTAAGTTGCACGCTAACTTACCAAATGATATTTTAACCGGACACCGTGACCGTTTTCGAATAGTTTTTAATCAATTGAAAACATTCTATGATGCCGTCCGTCCGTTACAATATTTTGCCGATTTGATACAAGTTCCACATCTTCCACCACATGCACCAAATTTCTCATCCAGTGTAGACTTTGGTAGCTACATACCTCCAGTTGTGGTTGTTCCTCCTGAACCAGAACCAATTGTTGATAATTTAGTTGATGTAAGCGTAGAACAGATGCAAAACAATCGTGTAGAAACCCCAGAAAATCCCCAAATCGATTTCGAGCGTTTACTGCAAGACAGAGAGGAATTCATACGCGAACTTCAATTCGAAATTGAACGATTGAGGACATGTGTTAAATCCATGACAATAACACATCGAGATGAATTGAATAACTTGGAGGAACAAATCTCTAGATTAAATTCAGAATTAGCTAATGCTAACGAAGAGTTAGTCACTatgagaattttaaaagatgatcTTGAATTAAAACTCCAAACTGCACCAATTCTTGAACGTAAGTTTTGTTAGAAGACTATTAAAATCAGAAATTGTAATTTGAtggtaaatcttttttttagaaaaagctaCTGCAGAACACGAAAGAGCCAACATTACggaagaaaaattcaacaaactcAAGAATATGTACACGCAAATTCGGGAGGAACATATAAATTTACTGAGGCAGGTATGATTGTTTTAAGATGTGAATTTTTGTGTAGACCGAAATCAACTACaaaatcaaaacttatttttatttgagtttgCAAACgtttataacttttattaatttaatatttctagCATGCAGAAGCTTCAAAGCAACTtaacacaattaaaaaacaaaacaccgaATTAGTTGCAGAAAAGGAATTAATTAAGGTCCAATTAGATGAATTTGCAGAAAAGCAAATTGAATATGAACAAGTATTAAGCAAAACCACAGAACTTGAGAACCAAACAAAAGATCACAGCGTGAAGTATGAAAATCTTTGTGAAGAACATAAAAGTCTTCAGCGTCGTTTCGATGATCTGCAAGTTGATAAATCCGCCGAAATAGCTGAACTCAAAGAAAAATCCGCTATGCtagaaaatcaaattattcAATCAAAATCAGATGCTAATGCTTCTTTGGAGCAAATTCAAAGTGAGCTATCATCGAAAAGAGAAGAATGTGTTCAGTTATCAGCTCAATTAGTACGTTCAAATGAGGAACATGAACAAATTGTGAATGAATTGAAGACCACAAATAAGGATtacgaaacaaaaattgaagcccTTAATAGTGAAATTCAGAATGCAacatcaaaaaaagaagaacttatGTTATCCCAAGCGAAACTTGAACAGAAGAGCAAGGAACTTGAAAGTgattttcaagaacaaattCAGAAGCTTGAAAATGCAATACAAGAGAACAATGTTAAACATGACGAAGAATTTAAAACTTGTAAATTGCAGTTTGAGACCAGCCTCAATACTAAGACTCTAGAAATGGaacaagaaatttcaaaaagaaccgATGAGCTAAAGGTGGGTTTTGTACAAATATCTATTGTTgctatttctttattttgtagaacatcaaaatagttaaaaagttttagacaaatatttacaaatttgaatCTTTTGATAAACTTTAAGAACGGTCCcaagaattttaaatgtttttgaaactttgaatttttttttataaatttttgtttaaattcacagACAGTTAAGACCAATCTCGAAAGGTTATCAGAAGAAAAAACTTCTCTGGAATGTGATATACAAGATTTAATTCACCAGCAATCAGAACTTgacaataaatacaaacagtCCTTGGAAACAATAGCGTCACTGCAATCAACTTTATCCGCTACCGAAATTCATGGTGAAAGTGCCCTTCGAGCTTTGTTAGAAGCTTGCATACGATCTTCGGAAAAATTAGCAATTCGTGCTAATACCGAAAAAGAGTTTTCAAATGTTGCAGGAACTTCTACGTATTTCATGATGTTAGCCGAAGAATTACAAAACACACTCAATGAACTTCAGATTGTATACGAAAAATATTCGGATGATAAATCAGCAGTTGAAGGGTTTTCCCGAAAAATTGTCCTCACAGGACATTTACTTTCAATCATTCAAATTCAAGGAATGACTGTTTGTAATACCGCAGCAGATATTGAAGCTGGTGAaggtataaataatattattttttatttcaatttaatattaattttgtaaatttttgaaatttgttcatcgatagaaatatgcaaaaagttaaaaacattagACACGGATATCAATTCAATGTATCAGGCACTATTGCAATTATCGGAACCTTCAGTTGTTCTTCCGAAAATTGTCACTTTGAAGGAGAAAATAACAAGTATAACGGGAATGATACATGATTTAAGTACGAAATCTGATCCAAGTGGTCAATTGGGAGATTTAGTGGAAAATGAATTAGCAACTATGGATAAAGCAATTGAAGAAGCAGCTTCGAAAATTGTCGAACTACTTTCCAGCTCGCGAGCTTTAGATTCTGGCATTAAATTGGAAGTAAATGAACGTATTTTAGATGCTTGCACGAGCCTTATGCAGAGTATCCGGATTTTGGTTCAAAGAGCAAAATCATTACAAGCAGAAATAGTTGCCCTTGGAAAAGGTAAGACAGTAGTAATGGGTTTATAGAGAAGCAAAcatttatcataatttttttatttttctaggaaGTGCATCAGCCAAAgagttttataaaagaaacaaccAATGGAGTGAAGGCCTTATATCTGCAGCTAAGAGTGTAGCAACTGGTGCAAATCTTCTAGTAGAAGCCGCCAACAAAGCAGTATCCGGGGAAGCAAAACATCACTTAGACATCATTGTAGCTGCTCAAGAAATAGCAGCATGTACTGCCCAATTAGTTGTAGCCAGTCGTGTTAAGGCTCCTCGAAATAGCCAAAAATTAAACGACCTTTCTACAGCATCACGAAATGTCACCCAAGCAACCGGTACTGTTGTTGCAACAGCCAAAGACTGTAGTCAACATTTAGAAGATTCTAAAGACTTCGATTTAAGCAAACTGACAGTACATCAAGCTAAAACATTTGAAATGGAAATTCAAGTTAAAGTATTAGAGCTCGAGCAGGCTTTACAAACCGAACGACTTAGATTAGCAGCATTCCGTAggaaaaattatagaaatgattgtgattaatttttttcattatattgttaagcatttatttaaaagtaaaaaaaaaaccatttcatAAAGTATGTTGTTAAAAACATACAAGTTTATTGTGTAGACAACAATAAATGATGATAATAATTGATTATGATGATGAGATATTGTAAAATAtggttactttttttgtatttttatgtttaagcaaagttaaaaaattttatattcaaacaaaatataaaaattattatatttttacattgttaacatcgaaattatttttcaatttcaaatatttttacacaCATACCCTACCCATGTTATGTAGGGTAtaaattgttctatttttaattgtcaataacgtttatctatttattattaaaacaaaaatacgaaaatatACCCAATCGAacgaattttatttgtataatatatttattattatcattcaaaaataaaattaaacgaaataaaaataaaatactacttCACACAAGACTGCCaatcagaaaaagaaaaaaaaacataattaagtaattgaatttcttttacaaaaatataacaacaccGGTTACcttcattttctaaaaaattgacagaaaatagttttgcaaataattttttactaaacatttatgacacaaaaaatttgttcttgggatattataaaataaagttaaaaacaaattaaaatacaaatacaataaatgCAGAATgtgacttaaattaaaaaataaaattgtgtttttatttttcacttcttTGATTAGGAGAGCTTTCAATTTAGGATAAATGCCAAGATAAAACATTTCATTGCATAATTTAATGTATTTTCCAAAGCTaagaagttttaataattttaacgcGAACAAAAGATCCATATTGCTGATATTAAGGATAATGTACTCGTTTTCGAATAAGTACTCAGAATGAAAAGCTTTGACTTAACAGAatacttatttgttttataatcaATATAAAATGGTATTTATTAACTCAAGTTAACTTAATATACCTATATAATAGAAACACAAagtaataataacaattatCTTATGCTTAATGCAATGAAGTATAgtagtaaagaaaataaaagcatGTCCAATCGGTCATTCATATAATTATCTGTTGTCAGTGTACTGCTTGGCTTGCAATTGTTCCGGTTAATTCAAGCCCAGTTTATCCGTTTAGCTGTTGAGACAGGTCAATTATTATTGTGCAGTGTTTGTCTTTTATTTGCACTTTGTTCGTATACAATTATAAATCCTACTCCTATTAAATTCTTGTTTATTATTCATCCCGACGCTCGACacactgttttatttttcttatttagggCGTCCGTACATAAAACAAAGCCTACAAAATTGAGAATTCCTTTTAGGAAACAGAATAACCGTATAATAAGACATATTGTCATTTCCCTACACTTCGTTTTGAATGCAAAATGTATATATGAACAAAAaagtgttaataaataaaattaagaaaaaataaaacgtgcTGACTGTCATcctacaaacatacataatttGAATATTACAATCATTCTTGATGGGCTCTCCTAAAATAGCAAAAATACCCCTATTCTGAGATAATTAATCtccttaattaaataaacaaaacacataaaCTTATTATCTTCAAACTGCAGCATGAACATTATCACTTCAAAGATTCTTAATTTGCCTTGCCTATATAGCCTAACCTGCCCAGTGCCCAGCCTATAGCCTACCGTCCAAAGGTAACAGGCAAGCAGCAATAAAATGTATCTGTTTAATCTCTCTTAACGACATTTACCtatttgttagctttttttagtttttgttttatacttttaatttttgtatcgaCTCATCGTTCTAGCTTGCAAACAAATGAAgcgaaaaagtgaaaaataaacaaatttcctCATTCATCTTGAAAGCCGTATGAAGTTGAAgggcattttgtttttataattctgagtttatttcatatttcgttggtaaaagcaaaagtaaaatcaaaagtaaaatcaaaaaacaaataatatgcaAATTTTTGTCTGTGTTTTGAATTTGGATGAAcgatgaagtaaaaaaaaaaaacaaaataaacttgtaTTTGAATTGGTCAGCAATCAAAAACCGTTGATGTTAGCTCAACGGTCATCATGATGATGAGTTTGTTTTAAGCCACACTGTGTTGAtgtagatttgaatttaaagcaaaattctCATCATCTCATTTCACATGTCCAATAGCACCGTTTAgagaaaactaatttaaattttctggaATGACAGCATTtggttttagaataattcagaTACAGATTGCATAAGCTTATATAAGATCTGACCATAGAGCTTATTTAGGTTATCGTTTTCTAGACTTAGCCGTGAAcggtttatataaaaaagtacCTGTCTGTCGGTAGAGTGCGTGCAGAAGTTCTAGGAAGATCGTTTTTTTGTTCTACTAGGAAGTTCTACGAAAAGTTGTGTTTTTGTGACAGGTATAATTCCCGACTTAAttgattgttaatttttattttt
It encodes:
- the LOC129938555 gene encoding huntingtin-interacting protein 1, which encodes MSLTDKVFFQLSISVSKALNPMETPLKLKHARSAIISTHRTKETKSFWAVVTKQPLMENQFTAWKFCHLVHKVLREGHPSALKHSRSHKQMIHEMGKLWGHLQDGVGSCIQAYTKLIVTKLEFHEKNPNFPGSLLIDFKDLERVAGDDINFYFQLGVEIFDYLDDIIALQTKVFTSINTFRMSSMTPQGQCRLAPLIPLIQDSNPLYDLSVRLMFKLHANLPNDILTGHRDRFRIVFNQLKTFYDAVRPLQYFADLIQVPHLPPHAPNFSSSVDFGSYIPPVVVVPPEPEPIVDNLVDVSVEQMQNNRVETPENPQIDFERLLQDREEFIRELQFEIERLRTCVKSMTITHRDELNNLEEQISRLNSELANANEELVTMRILKDDLELKLQTAPILEQKATAEHERANITEEKFNKLKNMYTQIREEHINLLRQHAEASKQLNTIKKQNTELVAEKELIKVQLDEFAEKQIEYEQVLSKTTELENQTKDHSVKYENLCEEHKSLQRRFDDLQVDKSAEIAELKEKSAMLENQIIQSKSDANASLEQIQSELSSKREECVQLSAQLVRSNEEHEQIVNELKTTNKDYETKIEALNSEIQNATSKKEELMLSQAKLEQKSKELESDFQEQIQKLENAIQENNVKHDEEFKTCKLQFETSLNTKTLEMEQEISKRTDELKTVKTNLERLSEEKTSLECDIQDLIHQQSELDNKYKQSLETIASLQSTLSATEIHGESALRALLEACIRSSEKLAIRANTEKEFSNVAGTSTYFMMLAEELQNTLNELQIVYEKYSDDKSAVEGFSRKIVLTGHLLSIIQIQGMTVCNTAADIEAGEEICKKLKTLDTDINSMYQALLQLSEPSVVLPKIVTLKEKITSITGMIHDLSTKSDPSGQLGDLVENELATMDKAIEEAASKIVELLSSSRALDSGIKLEVNERILDACTSLMQSIRILVQRAKSLQAEIVALGKGSASAKEFYKRNNQWSEGLISAAKSVATGANLLVEAANKAVSGEAKHHLDIIVAAQEIAACTAQLVVASRVKAPRNSQKLNDLSTASRNVTQATGTVVATAKDCSQHLEDSKDFDLSKLTVHQAKTFEMEIQVKVLELEQALQTERLRLAAFRRKNYRNDCD